Proteins encoded in a region of the Vicia villosa cultivar HV-30 ecotype Madison, WI linkage group LG5, Vvil1.0, whole genome shotgun sequence genome:
- the LOC131601819 gene encoding bifunctional nitrilase/nitrile hydratase NIT4B yields the protein MALVTNTPTINEEPIIAEVDMGSDFNELTVRATVVQASTVFYDTPATLDKAERLLAEAASYGSQLVVFPEAFIGGYPRGSSFGVTIGNRTAKGREEFRKYRLAAIDVPGPEVDRLAAMAEKYKVHLVIGVIERDGYTLYCTVLFFDSHGHYLGKHRKIMPTAIERVIWGFGDGSTIPVFETPIGKIGAAICWENKMPLLRTAMYAKGVEIYCAPTADSRDLWQASMAHIAHEGGCFVLSANQFCRRKDYPPAPEHVFEGLEDDLTPDSVVCAGGSVIISPSGAVLAGPNYEGEALITADLDLGEIARAKFDFDVVGHYARPEVLSLIVKDHPTNPVTFASTSTKTEEKTK from the exons atggcACTGGTAACAAACACTCCAACCATCAATGAAGAACCAATCATCGCCGAGGTCGACATGGGTTCCGATTTCAATGAACTCACCGTGCGAGCCACCGTTGTTCAGGCCTCCACCGTCTTCTACGACACTCCCGCCACTCTAG ATAAGGCTGAGAGATTGCTGGCTGAAGCTGCTAGCTATGGGTCCCAGCTTGTTGTGTTTCCAGAAGCTTTTATTGGTGGCTATCCGCGTGGTTCTAGCTTTGGTGTTACTATTGGTAACCGCACAGCCAAGGGTAGAGAAGAGTTCAGGAAGTATCGTTTAGCGGCCATTGATGTTCCTG GTCCTGAGGTGGATAGATTGGCAGCAATGGCAGAAAAGTATAAAGTACATTTAGTGATCGGTGTGATAGAGAGGGATGGCTACACACTTTATTGTACTGTCCTCTTCTTTGATTCTCATGGTCATTACTTAGGAAAGCACAGAAAAATCATGCCAACAGCAATCGAACGGGTTATATGGGGTTTTGGAGATGGATCAACCATTCCAGTGTTTGAAACTCCAATTGGAAAAATAGGTGCTGCCATTTGTTGGGAGAATAAGATGCCACTATTAAGAACAGCAATGTATGCTAAAG GTGTGGAAATATATTGTGCACCAACTGCTGATTCCAGGGACTTATGGCAAGCATCGATGGCCCATATTGCACATGAAGGTGGATGTTTTGTTTTATCTGCAAACCAGTTCTGTAGGAGGAAGGATTATCCTCCTGCTCCAGAGCATGTTTTTGAAGGTTTAGAAGATGACCTCACACCCGATTCTGTTGTATGTGCTGGAGGTAGTGTCATTATATCACCATCAGGGGCTGTTTTGGCTGGACCAAATTATGAGGGTGAGGCGCTGATAACAGCAGACCTAG ATCTTGGGGAAATAGCAAGAGCTAAGTTTGATTTTGATGTTGTTGGACACTATGCAAGACCTGAAGTTCTCAGCTTGATTGTCAAGGACCATCCAACAAATCCGGTTACTTTTGCCTCGACGTCCACAAAAACTGAAGAGAAGACCAAGTAG
- the LOC131601818 gene encoding uncharacterized protein At5g41620-like yields MSSSHNNNNQTNNIKGGVKDNKIRKRNCSSSSSSSLARKYRFKRAILVGKKGGTTTPVPLWKTSATSSPSMDTTTTEQLFHSSASGLPFKDKEKEVSVSARKLAATLWEMNDLIPSRVKKEFEVDQMRTCKETSMKSREKAVSLSRSGLLRSQMSDPCNSPTAERMKGFESDGYRRTVSGLSHPHRSGVDAHISSSSIEENCYKNKDGVKSRLKEARSGLSTSKKILKVLNQMCHREKQSSTMALVLALGSELERVCGQVDKLIQEERSNSNQYDAEYMMKRFAEETAWKTREREKVHDAIKNVSEELKVEKKLRAQTERLNKKIAIEMASVKASHLEVCKELEREKRAKEILEQVCDELARGIGEDRAHVEELKKESVKVLEEVEKEREMLQLADILREERVQMKLSEAKYQFEEKNDFLEKLRNELEDFMRIRDEENGDVSPESTKFNDLETYFNTICQGIRNADKLHDSDEEGSDLVSIELNMNNDSRGYDWSYTNEKDAQNDSKRVSTDKESTGRKSFSERIQWGSICFNKRNSSFKKRDLDINIQEGCDHSDPDTSNEFLSRARIQDDKEGTPSNRSISGANPVQRKDQQLILQCTNEEAEENILLAFEGANLKQEAEVKKPRCYLKSFDSDS; encoded by the exons ATGTCCTctagtcataataataataaccaaacCAACAACATTAAAGGAGGTGTAAAAGACAACAAAATCAGGAAGAGAAACtgttcttcctcctcttcttcatcatTGGCAAGAAAATACAGATTCAAGAGGGCTATTTTGGTTGGAAAGAAAGGAGGGACAACCACACCAGTTCCACTGTGGAAGACTAGTGCTACTAGTTCTCCCTCTATGGATACAACTACTACTGAACAGCTTTTTCATTCTTCTGCTTCAGGGTTACCTTTCAAAGATAAAGAGAAAGAGGTTTCTGTTTCAGCTAGAAAACTTGCTGCTACTTTGTGGGAAATGAATGATTTGATTCCTTCAAGGGTCAAAAAGGAGTTTGAGGTTGACCAAATgagaacctgcaaggaaacaagtATGAAAAGCAGAGAAAAAGCTGTGAGCTTGTCTAGATCAGGTTTGTTAaggtcacaaatgtcagatccaTGCAACAGTCCTACTGCAGAG AGAATGAAAGGATTTGAAAGTGATGGTTACAGAAGAACAGTGTCAGGATTATCTCATCCACATCGTTCTGGTGTGGATGCCCATATCAGTTCCAGTTCAATTGAG GAGAATTGCTACAAAAATAAGGATGGAGTTAAAAGCCGTCTAAAGGAAGCTAGAAGTGGTCTATCGACATCGAAGAAGATTCTTAAGGTTTTAAATCAAATGTGTCATCGagagaagcaatcatcgacaatGGCCCTTGTCTTGGCCCTCGGAAGTGAGCTTGAGCGCGTTTGTGGCCAGGTTGATAAACTGATCCAAGAAGAACGCTCAAACTCAAATCAGTACGATGCTGAGTACATGATGAAGCGTTTTGCAGAAGAAACTGCATGGAAGACGAGAGAAAGGGAGAAGGTTCATGATGCCATTAAAAATGTATCTGAAGAGCTTAAGGTGGAGAAGAAGTTGAGAGCGCAAACTGAAAGGTTGAATAAGAAGATTGCCATTGAAATGGCTAGTGTTAAAGCTTCACACTTGGAAGTATGCAAAGAGCTCGAGAGGGAAAAACGTGCGAAAGAGATTCTCGAGCAAGTTTGCGATGAACTAGCTAGAGGTATTGGGGAAGACAGAGCGCATGTGGAAGAACTGAAAAAGGAGTCGGTTAAAGTTCTAGAAGAGGTGGAAAAGGAGAGGGAAATGCTTCAGTTAGCAGATATTTTGCGTGAGGAGAGAGTCCAGATGAAGCTTTCGGAAGCTAAATATCAATTTGAGGAGAAAAATGATTTCCTAGAAAAGCTGAGAAACGAGCTCGAGGACTTTATGAGAATTAGAGATGAAGAAAATGGAGATGTTTCTCCCGAGAGTACAAAATTCAATGACCTTGAGACTTATTTCAATACCATTTGTCAGGGAATTCGAAATGCGGATAAACTGCACGATTCGGATGAGGAAGGCAGTGATCTTGTTTCGATTGAATTAAACATGAATAATGACAGTAGAGGCTATGACTGGAGTTACACAAACGAAAAGGATGCTCAAAATGACTCGAAAAGAGTTTCAACTGACAAAGAGAGCACAGGGAGGAAATCCTTCTCTGAGAGAATTCAATGGGGAAGTATTTGCTTCAATAAGAGAAACTCCAGCTTTAAGAAAAGGGATTTGGATATAAATATTCAAGAAGGTTGCGATCATTCTGATCCCGACACTTCAAATGAATTTCTCTCTCGAGCTCGGATACAAGACGATAAGGAGGGAACTCCAAGCAATAGGTCTATTTCAGGCGCCAATCCTGTTCAGAGAAAGGATCAACAGTTAATTTTGCAGTGTACTAATGAAGAAGCTGAAGAAAATATTCTTCTTGCATTTGAGGGTGCCAATTTGAAGCAAGAAGCTGAAGTGAAAAAACCAAGATGTTACTTAAAGAGTTTTGATAGTGATAGTTAG